One Brassica napus cultivar Da-Ae chromosome C4, Da-Ae, whole genome shotgun sequence genomic region harbors:
- the LOC125585232 gene encoding uncharacterized protein LOC125585232 isoform X1, with amino-acid sequence MTLRPSFRSRGNPSKAASASRGSDRNQGGSFLISMKEVLDDGGSKPVVETTPTEVVAQDAAPLPEVQVPEADYQAPKGTSEIEPSRHKRPRIDQGGASIRSSSSSSRGGTVGWSFTHSKPGSILDDSWGLAAIMRHLKSVGCPLPALKDLTNRDEYLDIAHCMGQLAGAVNRAQLRFENALCAAPNAGELAEVTEMVKAAKTDLDQARVRISELEAEVTRLGSKADAQQGEIESQKLDIQVKSRRINDLEAARKIAEHQVRELIASSRDSQKNKEAEVKLAVREGKKEVAEAYGKILVCVKEKFARKKDEVDALVYAQELQANADLLKDMLNNKIQSVEEEYNQLVALLPEATTAYEKAQVSDFSVSKLPLPQISESSGTFEINMFNPSFSGEYGSNLGLMAPDLAPVEAAIGGDGNVVDEGVPAGAGDPIQEEKED; translated from the exons ATGACTCTGCGACCGTCATTCCGTTCTAGGGGTAACCCCTCTAAAGCTGCCAGTGCTTCTCGTGGAAGCGACAGGAACCAAGGAGGATCGTTCCTTATCTCAATGAAGGAAGTTTTGGACGACGGAGGATCCAAACCTGTTGTCGAGACTACTCCAACTGAGGTTGTAGCTCAGGATGCTGCTCCTCTCCCTGAGGTCCAGGTGCCGGAGGCTGACTACCAGGCTCCGAAGGGTACCTCTGAGATCGAGCCGTCGAGACACAAGAGGCCCAGGATCGATCAGGGCGGAGCTTCCATccgttcttcttcctcgtcctctagaGGAGGGACTGTTGGGTGGAGCTTTACCCATTCGAAGCCTGGGTCGATCCTGGATGACTCTTGGGGCCTAGCTGCGATAATGAGGCACCTGAAGAGCGTGGGATGTCCCCTTCCAGCGCTCAAGGACCTGACTAACCGAGATGAGTATCTCGATATTGCCCACTGTATGGGTCAG TTGGCTGGGGCTGTTAACAGGGCCCAGCTCAGGTTTGAGAATGCTCTGTGTGCTGCCCCCAATGCTGGTGAACTTGCTGAGGTTACCGAGATGGTTAAGGCAGCCAAAACCGATCTTGACCAAGCCCGGGTTCGAATTTCTGAACTCGAAGCCGAAGTGACGAGGCTAGGCTCGAAGGCCGATGCTCAGCAAGGAGAGATCGAGAGTCAAAAGCTCGATATCCAGGTGAAGAGCAGGAGGATCAATGATTTAGAGGCTGCTCGAAAGATAGCTGAGCATCAAGTACGTGAGCTCATTGCCTCATCCCGGGATAGCCAGAAGAACAAGGAAGCTGAAGTCAAGCTGGCTGTCAGGGAAGGGAAGAAAGAAGTCGCCGAAGCTTACGGCAAGATCCTGGTCTGTGTTAAGGAGAAGTTTGCTAGGAAGAAAGATGAGGTCGACGCTTTGGTGTACGCTCAGGAGCTCCAAGCTAATGCCGACCTCTTGAAGGATATGCTGAACAACAAGATCCAAAGCGTTGAAGAGGAGTACAACCAATTGGTGGCCTTATTACCAGAAGCGACAACTGCGTATGAGAAGGCTCAAGTCTCTGACTTCTCGGTCAGCAAGCTTCCTCTTCCCCAGATCTCGGAGAGTTCAGGTACTTTCGAGATtaacatgtttaatccatccTTTTCTGGGGAGTATGGCTCTAATTTGGGTTTGATGGCTCCTGACTTAGCTCCAGTCGAGGCAGCAATAGGAGGTGACGGCAATGTGGTCGATGAGGGAGTTCCTGCCGGTGCTGGTGATCCGATTcaggaagagaaggaagattga
- the LOC125585232 gene encoding uncharacterized protein LOC125585232 isoform X3 — translation MTLRPSFRSRGNPSKAASASRGSDRNQGGSFLISMKEVLDDGGSKPVVETTPTEVVAQDAAPLPEVQVPEADYQAPKGTSEIEPSRHKRPRIDQGGASIRSSSSSSRGGTVGWSFTHSKPGSILDDSWGLAAIMRHLKSVGCPLPALKDLTNRDEYLDIAHCMGQLAGAVNRAQLRFENALCAAPNAGELAEVTEMVKAAKTDLDQARVRISELEAEVTRLGSKADAQQGEIESQKLDIQVKSRRINDLEAARKIAEHQVRELIASSRDSQKNKEAEVKLAVREGKKEVAEAYGKILVCVKEKFARKKDEVDALVYAQELQANADLLKDMLNNKIQSVEEEYNQLVALLPEATTAYEKAQVSDFSVSKLPLPQISESSVEAAIGGDGNVVDEGVPAGAGDPIQEEKED, via the exons ATGACTCTGCGACCGTCATTCCGTTCTAGGGGTAACCCCTCTAAAGCTGCCAGTGCTTCTCGTGGAAGCGACAGGAACCAAGGAGGATCGTTCCTTATCTCAATGAAGGAAGTTTTGGACGACGGAGGATCCAAACCTGTTGTCGAGACTACTCCAACTGAGGTTGTAGCTCAGGATGCTGCTCCTCTCCCTGAGGTCCAGGTGCCGGAGGCTGACTACCAGGCTCCGAAGGGTACCTCTGAGATCGAGCCGTCGAGACACAAGAGGCCCAGGATCGATCAGGGCGGAGCTTCCATccgttcttcttcctcgtcctctagaGGAGGGACTGTTGGGTGGAGCTTTACCCATTCGAAGCCTGGGTCGATCCTGGATGACTCTTGGGGCCTAGCTGCGATAATGAGGCACCTGAAGAGCGTGGGATGTCCCCTTCCAGCGCTCAAGGACCTGACTAACCGAGATGAGTATCTCGATATTGCCCACTGTATGGGTCAG TTGGCTGGGGCTGTTAACAGGGCCCAGCTCAGGTTTGAGAATGCTCTGTGTGCTGCCCCCAATGCTGGTGAACTTGCTGAGGTTACCGAGATGGTTAAGGCAGCCAAAACCGATCTTGACCAAGCCCGGGTTCGAATTTCTGAACTCGAAGCCGAAGTGACGAGGCTAGGCTCGAAGGCCGATGCTCAGCAAGGAGAGATCGAGAGTCAAAAGCTCGATATCCAGGTGAAGAGCAGGAGGATCAATGATTTAGAGGCTGCTCGAAAGATAGCTGAGCATCAAGTACGTGAGCTCATTGCCTCATCCCGGGATAGCCAGAAGAACAAGGAAGCTGAAGTCAAGCTGGCTGTCAGGGAAGGGAAGAAAGAAGTCGCCGAAGCTTACGGCAAGATCCTGGTCTGTGTTAAGGAGAAGTTTGCTAGGAAGAAAGATGAGGTCGACGCTTTGGTGTACGCTCAGGAGCTCCAAGCTAATGCCGACCTCTTGAAGGATATGCTGAACAACAAGATCCAAAGCGTTGAAGAGGAGTACAACCAATTGGTGGCCTTATTACCAGAAGCGACAACTGCGTATGAGAAGGCTCAAGTCTCTGACTTCTCGGTCAGCAAGCTTCCTCTTCCCCAGATCTCGGAGAGTTCAG TCGAGGCAGCAATAGGAGGTGACGGCAATGTGGTCGATGAGGGAGTTCCTGCCGGTGCTGGTGATCCGATTcaggaagagaaggaagattga
- the LOC125585232 gene encoding uncharacterized protein LOC125585232 isoform X2, with amino-acid sequence MTLRPSFRSRGNPSKAASASRGSDRNQGGSFLISMKEVLDDGGSKPVVETTPTEVVAQDAAPLPEVQVPEADYQAPKGTSEIEPSRHKRPRIDQGGASIRSSSSSSRGGTVGWSFTHSKPGSILDDSWGLAAIMRHLKSVGCPLPALKDLTNRDEYLDIAHCMGQLAGAVNRAQLRFENALCAAPNAGELAEVTEMVKAAKTDLDQARVRISELEAEVTRLGSKADAQQGEIESQKLDIQVKSRRINDLEAARKIAEHQVRELIASSRDSQKNKEAEVKLAVREGKKEVAEAYGKILVCVKEKFARKKDEVDALVYAQELQANADLLKDMLNNKIQSVEEEYNQLVALLPEATTAYEKAQVSDFSVSKLPLPQISESSAPVEAAIGGDGNVVDEGVPAGAGDPIQEEKED; translated from the exons ATGACTCTGCGACCGTCATTCCGTTCTAGGGGTAACCCCTCTAAAGCTGCCAGTGCTTCTCGTGGAAGCGACAGGAACCAAGGAGGATCGTTCCTTATCTCAATGAAGGAAGTTTTGGACGACGGAGGATCCAAACCTGTTGTCGAGACTACTCCAACTGAGGTTGTAGCTCAGGATGCTGCTCCTCTCCCTGAGGTCCAGGTGCCGGAGGCTGACTACCAGGCTCCGAAGGGTACCTCTGAGATCGAGCCGTCGAGACACAAGAGGCCCAGGATCGATCAGGGCGGAGCTTCCATccgttcttcttcctcgtcctctagaGGAGGGACTGTTGGGTGGAGCTTTACCCATTCGAAGCCTGGGTCGATCCTGGATGACTCTTGGGGCCTAGCTGCGATAATGAGGCACCTGAAGAGCGTGGGATGTCCCCTTCCAGCGCTCAAGGACCTGACTAACCGAGATGAGTATCTCGATATTGCCCACTGTATGGGTCAG TTGGCTGGGGCTGTTAACAGGGCCCAGCTCAGGTTTGAGAATGCTCTGTGTGCTGCCCCCAATGCTGGTGAACTTGCTGAGGTTACCGAGATGGTTAAGGCAGCCAAAACCGATCTTGACCAAGCCCGGGTTCGAATTTCTGAACTCGAAGCCGAAGTGACGAGGCTAGGCTCGAAGGCCGATGCTCAGCAAGGAGAGATCGAGAGTCAAAAGCTCGATATCCAGGTGAAGAGCAGGAGGATCAATGATTTAGAGGCTGCTCGAAAGATAGCTGAGCATCAAGTACGTGAGCTCATTGCCTCATCCCGGGATAGCCAGAAGAACAAGGAAGCTGAAGTCAAGCTGGCTGTCAGGGAAGGGAAGAAAGAAGTCGCCGAAGCTTACGGCAAGATCCTGGTCTGTGTTAAGGAGAAGTTTGCTAGGAAGAAAGATGAGGTCGACGCTTTGGTGTACGCTCAGGAGCTCCAAGCTAATGCCGACCTCTTGAAGGATATGCTGAACAACAAGATCCAAAGCGTTGAAGAGGAGTACAACCAATTGGTGGCCTTATTACCAGAAGCGACAACTGCGTATGAGAAGGCTCAAGTCTCTGACTTCTCGGTCAGCAAGCTTCCTCTTCCCCAGATCTCGGAGAGTTCAG CTCCAGTCGAGGCAGCAATAGGAGGTGACGGCAATGTGGTCGATGAGGGAGTTCCTGCCGGTGCTGGTGATCCGATTcaggaagagaaggaagattga
- the LOC111205140 gene encoding receptor-like protein 41 → MSESRVRLHFLSLILLCCVSPASFFTINTDDNSYVACGPHQSQALTEFMNEFDSSQCNLTDPYNGVWCDNSTSAVTKLRLKACLSGNLEPNSSLFRLHHLRYLVLRQNNFTSSSLPLELGNLNRLEVLFLPNNRFVGQVPSSLNNLSLLYYLDLSQNDLTGSFPPVRNLTKLFFLHLNSNHFSGTLNPNSCSLFELHHLRYLSLGYNNFSSSLPSEFGNLNRLQVLDLSSNDFFGKVPPTISNLTSLTELWLHQNRLTGSFPVVQNLTMLSYIYMDDNHFSGTIPSSLVTMPFLSILNLRRNDLTGSIKFPNSSTPSRLEEMYLGYNHFEGKIIEPISNLINLKILDLSSLNTSYPIDASLFSSLKSLLILDLSSNSISPASLGSKSDIPRNLETLWLQGCGINEFPNILKILEKLENIDISGNVIKGKVPQWLWKLPRLNTVFLTNNSFTAFDGPVEVLVNSSIVNLFVEKNYFDGEIPILPLSINVFAASYNRFTGSIPLSICNYRGLTVLRLHYNSLTGPIPQCLCNLTSVNLRKNNLEGSIPDAFYLSSSLRSLDIGHNRLTGKLPRSLQNCLSLEFLVVDHNRIKDKFPFWLKALPNLKVLILSSNKLYGSISPPDQGPLGFPELHIFEISNNNFTGSLPPRYFVNWKAANEYGGLYMVYTKTTTEKLSYVDLEAIDLHYKGLSIKQGRVLTSYATIDFSGNRIGGQIPESIGLLKALIALNLSNNAFTGHIPLSFSNLGKLESLDLSSNQLSGTIPSGLGTLSFLAYINVSHNQLRGEIPQGTQITGQPKSSFEGNEGLCGLPLQESCFGTHAPPTQQPPEEDKEEEEQVLNWKAVVIGYGPGVLLGIAIAQFIDSYKPEWLAKIIGSNNRRNR, encoded by the coding sequence ATGTCTGAATCCCGTGTGCGTTTGCATTTTCTCTCGCTAATCTTGCTCTGTTGTGTCTCCCCTGCAAGCTTCTTCACTATAAACACAGATGATAATAGTTATGTTGCTTGTGGTCCCCATCAGAGTCAAGCTCTCACTGAGTTCATGAACGAGTTTGATAGCAGCCAGTGCAACCTCACCGATCCATATAATGGAGTCTGGTGCGATAACTCGACCAGTGCGGTCACAAAGCTACGACTCAAGGCCTGTCTCAGTGGAAATCTAGAGCCCAACAGTAGCCTATTCAGGTTACATCATCTTCGTTACCTTGTCCTCCGTCAAAACAACTTCACCTCCTCTTCACTTCCTTTGGAATTAGGCAATCTCAACAGGTTAGAGGTCTTATTTCTTCCCAATAATAGATTTGTAGGCCAAGTTCCTTCCTCACTTAATAACCTAAGCCTTCTTTACTATTTAGACCTTTCCCAAAATGATCTCACCGGTAGTTTCCCACCTGTACGGAATCTAACAAAGCTCTTTTTTTTACACCTAAATAGTAATCATTTCTCTGGAACTCTGAATCCCAACAGTTGTAGCCTGTTTGAGTTGCACCACCTCCGTTACCTTAGTCTAGGTTACAACAACTTCAGTTCATCACTCCCTTCTGAGTTTGGAAATCTCAACAGACTACAAGTCTTGGATCTTTCCTCCAATGACTTTTTTGGGAAAGTTCCTCCCACAATTAGTAACCTGACCTCCTTAACCGAATTGTGGCTTCACCAAAACAGACTCACTGGTAGTTTCCCAGTTGTACAAAATCTGACCATGCTCTCATACATATATATGGATGATAATCACTTCTCTGGAACCATTCCTTCCTCTCTCGTCACCATGCCTTTCTTATCAATTCTCAATCTGCGTCGAAATGATCTCACGGGATCTATAAAATTTCCTAACTCCTCTACCCCATCTAGGCTCGAGGAAATGTACCTTGGGTATAACCATTTTGAAGGAAAAATCATAGAGCCTATCTCAAACCTCATCAACCTCAAGATTCTTGACCTTTCTTCCCTTAACACAAGTTACCCGATTGATGCAAGCCTCTTTTCCTCGCTAAAATCTTTGCTGATCCTTGATCTTTCCAGTAATAGTATATCTCCAGCCAGTTTAGGTTCAAAGTCAGACATCCCAAGAAACCTGGAGACTTTGTGGTTGCAAGGCTGCGGCATCAACGAGTTCCCAAATATCTTAAAGATCCTTGAGAAGTTGGAGAATATAGACATTTCAGGAAATGTAATCAAAGGGAAAGTCCCCCAGTGGTTATGGAAGCTTCCTCGTCTAAACACAGTGTTTCTCACAAAtaattcatttactgctttCGATGGTCCAGTGGAAGTTTTGGTGAACTCATCGATAGTGAATTTATTTGTGGAGAAAAACTATTTTGACGGAGAAATTCCTATTCTGCCACTCTCTATCAACGTCTTCGCTGCTTCATACAACCGATTCACAGGGAGCATACCTCTTTCAATTTGCAATTATCGGGGTCTAACGGTTTTGAGGCTACATTACAACAGCCTCACGGGTCCAATTCCTCAATGCTTATGTAACTTGACGTCTGTGAATCTTCGGAAGAACAACTTGGAAGGAAGTATTCCTGACGCCTTTTATCTCAGTTCTTCTCTACGATCACTTGATATTGGACACAATCGACTAACCGGGAAGCTTCCAAGATCTCTTCAGAATTGCTTATCTCTCGAGTTCTTAGTTGTTGACCACAACAGAATCAAAGACAAGTTTCCTTTCTGGCTCAAGGCTTTGCCAAATTTGAAAGTACTTATCCTCAGTTCAAACAAGTTATATGGTTCGATATCTCCTCCGGATCAAGGTCCTCTCGGGTTTCCAGAGCTGCATATATTTGAGATATCTAATAATAACTTTACTGGAAGCTTGCCACCGAGATACTTTGTCAATTGGAAAGCAGCCAACGAATATGGTGGTCTGTATATGGTTTACACAAAAACTACTACCGAGAAATTGTCTTATGTCGATCTAGAAGCTATAGATTTGCACTACAAAGGTCTATCAATAAAGCAAGGGAGGGTCCTTACTTCATACGCCACCATTGATTTCTCTGGGAATAGAATTGGAGGACAGATTCCTGAATCAATTGGTCTCTTGAAAGCATTGATTGCACTCAACTTATCAAACAACGCCTTCACAGGCCATATTCCTCTGTCGTTCTCCAATCTTGGCAAGCTCGAGTCACTTGACCTATCAAGCAACCAACTCTCAGGGACCATTCCTAGTGGACTTGGGACCCTCTCCTTTTTGGCCTACATTAATGTGTCTCACAACCAACTCAGAGGTGAAATACCACAAGGAACGCAAATAACGGGGCAACCTAAATCTTCGTTTGAAGGAAATGAAGGGCTTTGTGGTCTTCCACTCCAGGAATCTTGCTTTGGTACTCATGCGCCACCAACACAACAACCTccagaagaagacaaagaagaggAGGAACAAGTGTTGAACTGGAAAGCTGTAGTTATTGGGTATGGACCTGGAGTGTTGCTTGGAATTGCAATAGCACAATTCATTGATTCATACAAACCGGAATGGCTGGCCAAGATAATTGGCTCGAACAATCGCAGAAACCGTTAG
- the LOC125585233 gene encoding 3-hydroxyisobutyryl-CoA hydrolase 1-like isoform X2 → MASEPHSQVLVEETSNVRILTLNRPKQLNALSLNMITRLLQLFLAYEEDPSVKLVILKGQGRAFCAGGDVSAVVRDIRLGKWRRSADFMSLQYTLNYVMATYSKAQISILNGIVMGGGAGVCVHGRFRIATENTVFAMPETALGLFPDVGASYFLSRLPGFFGEYAGLTGARLDGAEMLACGLATHFVPSTRLTALGADLCRVGSSDPVTFASTILDAYTQHPHPKQKSACHRLDVIDKCFSRRTVEEIISALIREGRLQGLGQCLIRENRMVSHVMKGDISKDFVEGGRAILINKDRNPKWEPRRLEDMKDNMVDKYFKRVEEEEGWEDLKLPPRKHLPASAIAKL, encoded by the exons atggCCTCTGAACCTCACTCTCAg GTTTTAGTGGAAGAGACATCGAATGTAAGAATCTTGACACTAAACAGACCAAAGCAGCTGAATGCTCTGTCTTTGAACATG ATCACTCGCTTGCTGCAACTGTTCCTTGCGTATGAGGAGGACCCTAGTGTCAAACTTGTCATCCTAAAG GGTCAGGGAAGAGCGTTTTGTGCCGGTGGTGATGTTTCAGCTGTTGTTCGTGACATCAGACTAGGCAAATGGAGACGCAGTGCTGATTTCATGTCACTTCAATATACTCTCAACTATGTAATGGCCACATATAGTAAAGCTCAG ATTTCAATTTTGAATGGTATTGTCATGGGAGGTGGAGCTGGTGTCTGCGTCCACGGTCGATTTCGTATTGCAACAGAGAACACG GTTTTTGCCATGCCTGAGACTGCTCTAGGTCTATTTCCGGATGTAGGCGCCTCCTACTTCTTGTCAAGGCTCCCTGGATTTTTTG GAGAGTATGCTGGCCTCACTGGAGCTAGGTTAGATGGCGCTGAAATGCTTGCTTGTGGTCTTGCAACTCATTTTGTGCCTTCAACG AGGTTGACTGCCTTAGGAGCAGATCTTTGCAGAGTTGGTTCAAGTGATCCAGTTACCTTTGCCTCAACAATTCTCGATGCATACACTCAACATCCACATCCGAAACAGAAGAGTGCTTGCCACAG GTTAGATGTTATTGATAAGTGCTTCTCGAGAAGAACAGTCGAAGAAATTATATCTgcactt ATAAGAGAAGGACGATTGCAAGGGTTGGGGCAGTGTCTTATCCGTGAGAATAGAATGGTGTCACATGTGATGAAGGGAGATATAAGCAAAGATTTTGTGGAG GGGGGTAGAGCCATATTGATAAACAAAGATAGGAACCCAAAG TGGGAGCCAAGGAGACTGGAGGATATGAAAGATAACATGGTAGATAAGTACTTCAAGAGAGTGGAAGAAGAGGAGGGATGGGAGGATCTTAAGCTTCCACCAAGGAAACACTTGCCTGCTTCAGCGATCGCAAAGCTATAA
- the LOC125585233 gene encoding 3-hydroxyisobutyryl-CoA hydrolase 1-like isoform X1 encodes MASEPHSQVLVEETSNVRILTLNRPKQLNALSLNMITRLLQLFLAYEEDPSVKLVILKGQGRAFCAGGDVSAVVRDIRLGKWRRSADFMSLQYTLNYVMATYSKAQISILNGIVMGGGAGVCVHGRFRIATENTVFAMPETALGLFPDVGASYFLSRLPGFFGEYAGLTGARLDGAEMLACGLATHFVPSTRLTALGADLCRVGSSDPVTFASTILDAYTQHPHPKQKSACHRLDVIDKCFSRRTVEEIISALERDATHKPDDWISATTGSLKKASPASLKISLRSIREGRLQGLGQCLIRENRMVSHVMKGDISKDFVEGGRAILINKDRNPKWEPRRLEDMKDNMVDKYFKRVEEEEGWEDLKLPPRKHLPASAIAKL; translated from the exons atggCCTCTGAACCTCACTCTCAg GTTTTAGTGGAAGAGACATCGAATGTAAGAATCTTGACACTAAACAGACCAAAGCAGCTGAATGCTCTGTCTTTGAACATG ATCACTCGCTTGCTGCAACTGTTCCTTGCGTATGAGGAGGACCCTAGTGTCAAACTTGTCATCCTAAAG GGTCAGGGAAGAGCGTTTTGTGCCGGTGGTGATGTTTCAGCTGTTGTTCGTGACATCAGACTAGGCAAATGGAGACGCAGTGCTGATTTCATGTCACTTCAATATACTCTCAACTATGTAATGGCCACATATAGTAAAGCTCAG ATTTCAATTTTGAATGGTATTGTCATGGGAGGTGGAGCTGGTGTCTGCGTCCACGGTCGATTTCGTATTGCAACAGAGAACACG GTTTTTGCCATGCCTGAGACTGCTCTAGGTCTATTTCCGGATGTAGGCGCCTCCTACTTCTTGTCAAGGCTCCCTGGATTTTTTG GAGAGTATGCTGGCCTCACTGGAGCTAGGTTAGATGGCGCTGAAATGCTTGCTTGTGGTCTTGCAACTCATTTTGTGCCTTCAACG AGGTTGACTGCCTTAGGAGCAGATCTTTGCAGAGTTGGTTCAAGTGATCCAGTTACCTTTGCCTCAACAATTCTCGATGCATACACTCAACATCCACATCCGAAACAGAAGAGTGCTTGCCACAG GTTAGATGTTATTGATAAGTGCTTCTCGAGAAGAACAGTCGAAGAAATTATATCTgcactt GAGAGAGATGCAACTCATAAACCAGATGATTGGATCTCAGCTACCACTGGATCATTGAAGAAAGCTTCACCAGCAAGCCTTAAAATCTCTCTTAGATCG ATAAGAGAAGGACGATTGCAAGGGTTGGGGCAGTGTCTTATCCGTGAGAATAGAATGGTGTCACATGTGATGAAGGGAGATATAAGCAAAGATTTTGTGGAG GGGGGTAGAGCCATATTGATAAACAAAGATAGGAACCCAAAG TGGGAGCCAAGGAGACTGGAGGATATGAAAGATAACATGGTAGATAAGTACTTCAAGAGAGTGGAAGAAGAGGAGGGATGGGAGGATCTTAAGCTTCCACCAAGGAAACACTTGCCTGCTTCAGCGATCGCAAAGCTATAA